Proteins from one Elephas maximus indicus isolate mEleMax1 chromosome 12, mEleMax1 primary haplotype, whole genome shotgun sequence genomic window:
- the CD2BP2 gene encoding CD2 antigen cytoplasmic tail-binding protein 2 isoform X1, producing MPKRKVTFQGVGDDDDDDESEISVPKKKLVDPVAGAGGPGSRFKGKHSLDSDEEDDDEEGSSKYDILASEDVEGQEAATLPSEGGVRITPFNLQEEMEEGRFDADGNYFLNRDAQIRDNWLDNIDWVKIREQPPDQHQTSDSEEENSLGQTPMSAQALLEGLLELLLPRETVAGALRRLGARGGGKGDSKGPGRPSSPQRLDRLSGLADQMVARGNLGVYQETRERLAMRLKGLGCRTQGSHDPAPPPSLDMFAEEVAEEELESPTPAQRGEAESPGDGLVDVMWEYKWENTRDAELYGPFTSAQMQLCPLSLQTWVNEGYFPDGVYCRKLDPPGGQFYNSKRIDFDLYT from the exons ATGCCAAAGAGGAAAGTGACTTTCCAGGGCGTgggagatgatgatgatgatgatgagagTGAAATCAGTGTCCCCAAGAAGAAG CTGGTGGATCCTGTGGCTGGGGCAGGGGGTCCTGGGAGCCGCTTCAAAGGTAAACACTCTTTGGACAGCGATGAGGAGGATGACGATGAGGAGGGGTCCAGCAAATACGACATCCTGGCTTCAGAAGATGTGGAGG GTCAGGAAGCAGCCACACTCCCCAGCGAGGGAGGTGTGCGGATCACACCCTTCAACCTACAGGAAGAGATGGAGGAAGGCCGCTTTGATGCCGATGGCAACTACTTCTTGAACCGGGATGCTCAGATCCGAGACAACTGGCTGGATAACATTGATTGG GTAAAGATTAGGGAGCAACCACCTGATCAGCATCAGACGTCAGACTCAGAGGAGGAGAACAGCCTGGGCCAGACACCGATGAGTGCCCAAGCCCTTCTGGAGGGCCTTCTGGAGCTGCTGTTGCCGAGGGAGACAGTTGCTGGGGCATTGAGGCGTCTGGGGGCCCGAGGCGGAGGCAAAGGGGACAGCAAAGGGCCTGGGCGGCCCAGCTCCCCACAGCGCCTAGACCGGCTCTCAGGGTTGGCCGACCAAATGGTGGCCCGGGGCAACCTTGGTGTGTACCAGGAGACTCGGGAACGGTTGGCCATGCGGCTGAAGGGGCTGGGGTGCCGGACCCAGGGATCCCATGACCCTGCACCCCCACCCTCTCTGGACATGTTTGCTGAGGAAGTAGCAGAGGAGGAGCTGGAGAGCCCAACCCCTGCCCAAAGAGGAG AAGCAGAGTCGCCAGGGGATGGTCTAGTGGATGTGATGTGGGAATACAAATGGGAGAACACACGGGATGCTGAGCTATATGGGCCCTTTACCAGTGCCCAGATGCAG CTCTGCCCTCTCTCCCTGCAGACCTGGGTGAATGAAGGCTACTTCCCTGATGGTGTGTATTGCCGGAAGCTGGACCCCCCTGGTGGTCAGTTCTACAACTCCAAACGGATTGACTTTGACCTCTACACCTGA
- the CD2BP2 gene encoding CD2 antigen cytoplasmic tail-binding protein 2 isoform X2, producing the protein MPKRKVTFQGVGDDDDDDESEISVPKKKLVDPVAGAGGPGSRFKGKHSLDSDEEDDDEEGSSKYDILASEDVEGQEAATLPSEGGVRITPFNLQEEMEEGRFDADGNYFLNRDAQIRDNWLDNIDWVKIREQPPDQHQTSDSEEENSLGQTPMSAQALLEGLLELLLPRETVAGALRRLGARGGGKGDSKGPGRPSSPQRLDRLSGLADQMVARGNLGVYQETRERLAMRLKGLGCRTQGSHDPAPPPSLDMFAEEVAEEELESPTPAQRGEAESPGDGLVDVMWEYKWENTRDAELYGPFTSAQMQTWVNEGYFPDGVYCRKLDPPGGQFYNSKRIDFDLYT; encoded by the exons ATGCCAAAGAGGAAAGTGACTTTCCAGGGCGTgggagatgatgatgatgatgatgagagTGAAATCAGTGTCCCCAAGAAGAAG CTGGTGGATCCTGTGGCTGGGGCAGGGGGTCCTGGGAGCCGCTTCAAAGGTAAACACTCTTTGGACAGCGATGAGGAGGATGACGATGAGGAGGGGTCCAGCAAATACGACATCCTGGCTTCAGAAGATGTGGAGG GTCAGGAAGCAGCCACACTCCCCAGCGAGGGAGGTGTGCGGATCACACCCTTCAACCTACAGGAAGAGATGGAGGAAGGCCGCTTTGATGCCGATGGCAACTACTTCTTGAACCGGGATGCTCAGATCCGAGACAACTGGCTGGATAACATTGATTGG GTAAAGATTAGGGAGCAACCACCTGATCAGCATCAGACGTCAGACTCAGAGGAGGAGAACAGCCTGGGCCAGACACCGATGAGTGCCCAAGCCCTTCTGGAGGGCCTTCTGGAGCTGCTGTTGCCGAGGGAGACAGTTGCTGGGGCATTGAGGCGTCTGGGGGCCCGAGGCGGAGGCAAAGGGGACAGCAAAGGGCCTGGGCGGCCCAGCTCCCCACAGCGCCTAGACCGGCTCTCAGGGTTGGCCGACCAAATGGTGGCCCGGGGCAACCTTGGTGTGTACCAGGAGACTCGGGAACGGTTGGCCATGCGGCTGAAGGGGCTGGGGTGCCGGACCCAGGGATCCCATGACCCTGCACCCCCACCCTCTCTGGACATGTTTGCTGAGGAAGTAGCAGAGGAGGAGCTGGAGAGCCCAACCCCTGCCCAAAGAGGAG AAGCAGAGTCGCCAGGGGATGGTCTAGTGGATGTGATGTGGGAATACAAATGGGAGAACACACGGGATGCTGAGCTATATGGGCCCTTTACCAGTGCCCAGATGCAG ACCTGGGTGAATGAAGGCTACTTCCCTGATGGTGTGTATTGCCGGAAGCTGGACCCCCCTGGTGGTCAGTTCTACAACTCCAAACGGATTGACTTTGACCTCTACACCTGA